GACAAGGTCACCATCGCATGGGGCCTGGTTGTCTACGGCTTCATCGCCGCCATCCTGCCGGTGTGGCTCCTGCTGGCTCCCAGGGATTACCTCTCCACGTTCATGAAGATCGGCGTGATCGTCATGCTGGCGCTGGCCATCATCGTGGTCCGGCCCGAAATCAGCGTTCCGGCGTTCAGCGAATTCGCGAGCCGGGAGAACGGGCCCGTGTTCCCCGGGGCGCTCTTCCCGTTCCTATTCGTCACGATTGCCTGCGGCGCGCTGTCCGGCTTCCACGCACTGATTGCCTCCGGCACCACCCCGAAGCTGATCGAAAAGGAACGCCAGGCGCGCCTGATCGGCTACGGCGGCATGCTGATGGAGTCCTTCGTGGCCATCATGGCCCTCGTCGCAGCCATCTCCATCGACCGCGGGCTGTACTTCGCCATGAACTCCCCGGCCGCCCTGACCGGTGGCACGGTGCAAACCGCTGCCACCTGGGTCAACAGCCTGGGCCTTGCCGGTGTGAACCTCACTCCGGACCTCCTGGCTGAGACCGCCAGGAATGTCGGCGAGGAAAGCATCGTGTCGCGCACGGGCGGTGCACCCACCCTTGCTGTGGGCCTGGCCCACATCATGCAGCAGTTCATCGGCGGCACGGCGATGATGGCGTTCTGGTACCACTTCGCCATCATGTTCGAGGCGCTGTTCATCCTGACCGCCGTGGATGCCGGCACCCGCGTGGCCCGCTTTATGCTGCAGGATTCCATCGGCAACTTCATTCCCAAGTTCAAGGAACACTCGTGGCGGCCGGGAGCCTGGCTCTGCACGGCCATCATGGTGGGCGCCTGGGGTGCGGTGCTGCTGATGGGCGTCACCGACCCGCTGGGCGGTATCAACACGCTGTTCCCGCTGTTCGGCATAGCCAACCAGCTGCTCGCGGCTATCGCGCTGTCTGTCTGCATGGCCATCGCCGCCAGGCGGGCCTCGTTCAAGTACCTCTGGATTGTCGCGCTTCCGCTGGCTTTTGCAGCAGTCGTCACCATCACCGCCAGCTTCCAGAAGATCTTCTCTCCTGTTCCGGCGGTAGGTTACTTCGCCAACAACGCGGCGTTCGCCAAGGCGCTGGCTGACGGCAAGAAGGAATTCGGCACGGCCAAGACCGTCGCGGCCATGGAAGCCGTGGTGCGCAACACCATGATCCAGGGCTGGCTGTCGGTGATCTTCGTGGTGCTGAGCATCATTGTCATCATGACGGCGATCGTGGCAACCGCAAAGGCGTTCCGCAACGCACGCGACGGCATCGCCCACACGGACCACGAGGACCCGGCCGTGCCTTCCCGGACGTATGCTCCAGCGGGATTCATACCCACGGCGGCCGAACGGGAGCTCGTGGGCGAATGGAACAAACTTCCCGCCGAGCTGCGTCTCGAAAAGCCAGCACACCACTGATGGGAAGCCGGTCATGAACGCGATCCTCGAAGGTTTCCGTGGCTTCGCCCGGTACTTCGGCGGAGTGATGGGTGCGGACGCCTATGCGAAGTACCTGGAGCACCACGCGGCCTCGGGACATGAGGACGCGCCCATGACCGAGCGGGAGTTCTGGCGGGACCACACGGACCGCCAGGACAGCAATCCCCAAGGCCGCTGCTGTTGAAGGGCTGCTAAGCACACTTGCGCCAGGGGCGCCGCCGGACAGTTAAAGTCCGACGGCGCCCCTGGCCTTTCCGGGGCACTGCCGGTTGCGTTCGGGTCAACTGGGCTAATTGACTGGCGCTGGCGCTGGCGGCTCGTGAGAGTATGAACCCATGAGCGATCCGAACGACACTCAGCCTGCTGTTGAAGACCCTGTAGAGGGCACCACTATCGACGACGCGGCCCCGTCCGGTCCGGCGGCGAACGCGGAAGTCGGGCCCCGGCCCAAGGGGAGCAACCTCCAGGACCTGGTGGACGAGCCCGCCAAGGTGATGCGGATCGGCACCATGATCAAGCAGCTGCTGGATGAAGTGAAGTCCGCGCCCTTGGATGAAGCCGCGCGCGGCCGCCTCGCAGCGATCCACGAACGCTCCATCAAGGAACTCGAGGACGGTCTGGCGCCGGAACTCGTCGCAGAGCTGGAACGGATCAGCCTGCCGTTTCCGGAACAGGCCACGCCGTCTGATGCGGAACTGCGCATTGCCCAGGCCCAGCT
Above is a window of Arthrobacter sp. FB24 DNA encoding:
- a CDS encoding bacterial proteasome activator family protein codes for the protein MSDPNDTQPAVEDPVEGTTIDDAAPSGPAANAEVGPRPKGSNLQDLVDEPAKVMRIGTMIKQLLDEVKSAPLDEAARGRLAAIHERSIKELEDGLAPELVAELERISLPFPEQATPSDAELRIAQAQLVGWLEGLFHGIQTAIAAQHAARDHAVAQRQLRQLPPGTVIAPGVVIGEDGEPQRARAPHPAGERAGAPEDPDHGPGQYL
- a CDS encoding carbon starvation CstA family protein, which translates into the protein MGKMPDGKARTALSEDALVPDPKLPPTSVDETVLEAEERKWTPAKIAIWAAIALLGGVAWFMLAIIRGETVNAIWFVFASVCTYLIGYRFYSKVIERYITKPNDRRATPAEYKADGKDYVRTDRNVLFGHHFAAIAGAGPLVGPVLAAQMGYLPGTIWIIIGVVLAGAVQDYLVLFFSMRRGGRSLGQMAREELGVIGGTAALIATLLIMVIIVAILALVVVNALAESPWGVFSVGMTIPIALFMGVYLRVLRPGKVLEVSLIGFVLLMAAIIGGGAVAGTEWGAAFFTLDKVTIAWGLVVYGFIAAILPVWLLLAPRDYLSTFMKIGVIVMLALAIIVVRPEISVPAFSEFASRENGPVFPGALFPFLFVTIACGALSGFHALIASGTTPKLIEKERQARLIGYGGMLMESFVAIMALVAAISIDRGLYFAMNSPAALTGGTVQTAATWVNSLGLAGVNLTPDLLAETARNVGEESIVSRTGGAPTLAVGLAHIMQQFIGGTAMMAFWYHFAIMFEALFILTAVDAGTRVARFMLQDSIGNFIPKFKEHSWRPGAWLCTAIMVGAWGAVLLMGVTDPLGGINTLFPLFGIANQLLAAIALSVCMAIAARRASFKYLWIVALPLAFAAVVTITASFQKIFSPVPAVGYFANNAAFAKALADGKKEFGTAKTVAAMEAVVRNTMIQGWLSVIFVVLSIIVIMTAIVATAKAFRNARDGIAHTDHEDPAVPSRTYAPAGFIPTAAERELVGEWNKLPAELRLEKPAHH
- a CDS encoding YbdD/YjiX family protein — translated: MNAILEGFRGFARYFGGVMGADAYAKYLEHHAASGHEDAPMTEREFWRDHTDRQDSNPQGRCC